A single Herpetosiphonaceae bacterium DNA region contains:
- the cas3 gene encoding CRISPR-associated helicase Cas3', whose translation MQPIEDTLREQVFQLWGKTAANDRFHPAIYHMLDVGHVARALLSDAASPRFRHALRYAWRGANVDALIDWLPFLVALHDLGKIAAAFQGQQTTASAARQRERLERAGFTFSPRAYTDPPPHNAISAIFLRQWFAELEPGLHRHIVTIVCDALGGHHGFFVQDVGVEQGKLRLTSESPKWEDLRRAGYDLLRATLAPQPGSLPDIGKPRSVRSATIALTGLIVLADWIGSSTDFFPPNCETPLDEYVQESTLQAREAVEQVGFAYKRAAPTYTTFSDLFDVPEPRPLQCRIDALDTNDLAGPALYVIEAPTGEGKTEAALALARRIAAREASDELFFALPTMATGNQMFGRLSRFYYGLYGTLGAVKLVHGQATLVEDELRRIALLDHAYDDSDTDTPHWAASGDEMLHWFGSSKRALLAPFGAGTVDQVEMAGLHTRYYMLKLFSLAGKVIVIDEVHAYDAYMNTILEHTLRWLSALGSSVILLSATLPSQRHAKLAHAFLQSVIGEDAPVPNIPAKLLYPVLSIYSVQQQRSLSVAAFRAEQRLTLRLIHDDSYAAQARRLLDLVAEGGAVARLCNRVDDAQHIFRELQRLDPPECVLIHARFPLDERQKREQRVNDLVGRDAKRLPTDRVIIVGTQVLEQSLDYDVDVMVTDLAPIDLLLQRAGRLHRHDRQRLPQFSDAVMYVQLPLAAQEMPDWERWKRIYDEYILWRTWEILKKCAADSIISIMLPRDYRPLIEEVYTTELPPLDADAPYAEAMRKAWSAMQAGQAMMKDEAKLRLTPDPLSRDGIACGDALEFIEDEEGALIGWQAAKTRLGERITVIPVYDIDGMLSIDAQGRRRVSGKPDTATQIALLNHALPISDPRLIAALSKTRWPWRKPPALLKHVCPLKLDASDTTTIAGIPVRLDPLLGLTINQEIV comes from the coding sequence ATGCAACCCATCGAAGACACTCTGCGAGAACAGGTGTTTCAGCTCTGGGGTAAAACGGCAGCGAACGACCGCTTCCATCCCGCAATCTACCACATGCTGGATGTTGGGCATGTCGCGCGTGCTCTGCTGAGCGACGCCGCTTCGCCGCGCTTTCGCCATGCGCTGCGGTATGCCTGGCGCGGCGCGAACGTCGATGCTCTGATCGACTGGCTGCCGTTTCTGGTTGCGCTGCATGATCTGGGCAAGATCGCTGCGGCATTTCAGGGACAGCAGACGACGGCGTCGGCGGCACGCCAGCGTGAGCGGCTGGAGCGTGCAGGCTTTACATTCTCGCCGCGCGCCTACACCGACCCGCCGCCACACAATGCGATCAGCGCGATCTTCCTTCGGCAGTGGTTTGCGGAGCTGGAGCCGGGGCTGCACCGTCACATCGTGACGATCGTGTGTGATGCCCTGGGCGGGCACCACGGCTTTTTTGTGCAAGATGTGGGAGTCGAGCAAGGGAAACTACGGCTGACCAGTGAGTCGCCGAAGTGGGAAGACCTGCGCCGCGCCGGGTACGATCTGCTGCGCGCAACGCTCGCCCCGCAGCCCGGATCTCTGCCCGACATCGGCAAGCCACGCTCGGTACGTTCGGCGACGATCGCCTTGACCGGCCTGATCGTGCTGGCCGACTGGATCGGCTCCAGCACCGATTTCTTCCCGCCCAACTGCGAAACGCCGCTGGACGAGTACGTACAGGAAAGCACTCTGCAGGCACGGGAAGCGGTCGAACAGGTGGGATTTGCGTACAAGCGCGCCGCGCCGACCTACACCACGTTCAGTGATCTCTTCGATGTTCCAGAACCACGTCCGCTGCAATGCCGGATCGACGCACTGGATACCAACGATCTTGCCGGTCCTGCCCTGTACGTGATCGAAGCGCCGACGGGCGAGGGTAAGACCGAAGCGGCACTCGCACTTGCGCGGCGCATTGCGGCGCGCGAAGCGTCGGATGAGCTGTTCTTTGCGCTGCCGACGATGGCGACCGGCAACCAGATGTTCGGACGCCTGAGCAGGTTCTACTACGGGCTGTACGGCACACTTGGCGCGGTGAAGCTGGTCCACGGCCAGGCAACGCTGGTTGAAGACGAACTGCGGCGCATAGCGCTGCTCGACCATGCCTACGACGACAGCGACACCGATACTCCCCACTGGGCCGCGAGCGGCGACGAGATGCTGCACTGGTTTGGCTCGTCCAAGCGCGCGCTGCTGGCCCCGTTTGGCGCAGGCACCGTCGATCAGGTTGAGATGGCCGGGCTGCACACGCGCTACTACATGCTCAAGCTGTTCAGCCTCGCCGGCAAGGTCATCGTGATCGACGAAGTTCACGCCTACGATGCCTATATGAACACCATTCTGGAACACACACTACGCTGGCTGTCGGCGCTCGGATCGTCGGTGATTCTGCTGTCGGCCACCTTGCCCTCGCAGCGACACGCGAAGCTGGCCCACGCCTTTTTGCAGAGCGTGATCGGCGAGGATGCGCCAGTCCCCAACATTCCGGCCAAGCTGCTCTATCCCGTGCTGTCGATCTACAGCGTGCAGCAGCAGCGTTCCCTGTCGGTCGCTGCGTTTCGTGCAGAACAACGTCTCACACTGCGCTTGATCCACGACGATAGCTACGCGGCACAGGCGCGACGACTGCTTGATCTGGTGGCGGAGGGCGGCGCTGTGGCGAGGCTGTGTAATCGGGTGGACGATGCGCAACACATCTTTCGAGAGTTGCAGCGGCTCGATCCTCCTGAGTGCGTGCTGATCCATGCGCGCTTTCCGTTAGACGAACGCCAGAAGCGCGAGCAACGAGTGAACGACCTGGTTGGCCGTGATGCCAAACGTTTGCCGACCGACCGCGTGATCATCGTAGGGACGCAGGTGCTGGAGCAAAGCCTGGATTACGACGTGGACGTGATGGTGACGGATCTCGCGCCGATCGACCTCCTGTTACAGCGCGCCGGGCGGCTGCATCGTCATGACCGTCAACGGCTGCCCCAATTCAGCGATGCGGTCATGTACGTGCAGTTGCCGCTGGCTGCACAGGAGATGCCGGATTGGGAGCGATGGAAGCGGATCTACGACGAGTACATCCTGTGGCGAACCTGGGAGATCCTGAAAAAATGCGCCGCCGACAGCATCATATCGATCATGCTACCCAGGGATTATCGACCGCTGATCGAAGAGGTGTACACCACCGAGCTTCCGCCGCTCGACGCGGACGCGCCCTACGCGGAGGCGATGCGGAAAGCCTGGAGCGCGATGCAGGCGGGGCAGGCGATGATGAAGGACGAGGCGAAACTCCGACTCACGCCCGATCCGCTGTCACGCGATGGCATCGCCTGCGGCGATGCGCTGGAATTCATCGAAGACGAGGAAGGCGCGCTGATCGGCTGGCAGGCAGCCAAAACGCGCCTGGGCGAGCGTATCACCGTGATTCCGGTGTACGACATCGACGGGATGCTCTCGATCGATGCGCAGGGCAGGCGGCGCGTGTCCGGCAAGCCCGATACCGCCACCCAGATCGCGCTGCTCAACCACGCCCTGCCGATCAGCGATCCGCGCCTGATCGCGGCGCTTTCGAAAACCCGATGGCCCTGGCGCAAGCCGCCGGCGCTGCTGAAGCACGTCTGCCCGCTGAAGCTGGACGCTTCAGATACGACCACCATCGCCGGGATTCCGGTGCGGCTTGATCCGCTGCTGGGCCTCACAATCAATCAGGAGATCGTATGA
- a CDS encoding sigma-70 family RNA polymerase sigma factor: MDDAPSPHVARILACEAAIVRIRAALRAGQQNADQVADDFELVFATVAPIFIRSARSIAWVGPTAAEEALDAMVYRLQIDVMSETFPSLETGFGAYLRTMPVRIIQTLKRKNMVDAVSSPMERLDAPIAEDGMLLHETVSDPDATSDIQALADHEAIQHALDRLPPMQRAAIVLRLQGESNNAVADRLGVSPATATRLCQRAIDQIKVQLRASEE; encoded by the coding sequence ATGGATGACGCCCCATCGCCGCACGTTGCCCGCATCCTTGCATGCGAGGCAGCGATCGTTCGTATCCGCGCCGCACTGCGTGCAGGACAACAGAACGCCGATCAGGTGGCCGACGATTTTGAGCTGGTGTTCGCTACGGTTGCGCCGATCTTTATCCGCTCCGCCCGCAGCATCGCCTGGGTCGGACCAACCGCCGCCGAAGAAGCGCTCGACGCGATGGTGTATCGCCTCCAGATTGACGTCATGAGCGAAACCTTTCCCAGCCTGGAAACCGGCTTCGGAGCCTATCTTCGGACCATGCCGGTGCGCATCATTCAGACCCTCAAGCGCAAAAATATGGTCGACGCTGTCTCATCTCCAATGGAACGCCTGGATGCACCCATCGCCGAGGATGGTATGCTGTTGCACGAAACGGTGAGCGATCCCGATGCGACCAGCGATATTCAGGCTCTTGCCGATCACGAGGCAATCCAGCACGCGCTTGATCGCCTGCCGCCGATGCAGCGCGCGGCGATCGTGCTGCGGTTGCAGGGCGAGAGCAACAACGCCGTCGCCGACCGCCTGGGGGTATCGCCCGCCACCGCGACTCGTCTCTGCCAACGGGCCATCGACCAGATCAAAGTCCAGCTTCGTGCTTCAGAGGAGTGA
- a CDS encoding helix-turn-helix transcriptional regulator, with protein MDREQQLIDAAMRYQTLLDQGQPVSVRDFVAGEASELREKLAAYLELLLITNVPEEPIVLTADEQALANRVVERARARLREQIAPTAPPPSLTALRKAARLTLGQVARQIDLPVDLLQRIERGGVIAATIPHKLVTRLAQVFQLAEAEVKSALQGSHLRTADLRLSAQDGTNVPQEQAVDFAAALAASTATDAQNVEWG; from the coding sequence ATGGATCGAGAACAACAGTTAATCGATGCGGCGATGCGCTACCAGACGTTGCTCGACCAGGGGCAGCCCGTCAGTGTCCGTGACTTTGTTGCCGGAGAAGCGTCTGAGCTGCGTGAGAAACTCGCCGCCTATCTTGAGCTGCTCCTGATCACGAATGTACCAGAGGAGCCGATCGTGCTGACCGCAGACGAGCAGGCGCTCGCCAATCGGGTGGTGGAGCGGGCACGCGCGCGCCTGCGGGAGCAGATAGCACCCACAGCGCCGCCGCCATCGCTGACGGCGCTCCGAAAAGCCGCTCGACTGACGCTTGGGCAGGTTGCACGGCAGATCGATCTGCCGGTCGATCTCTTGCAGCGCATTGAGCGCGGCGGCGTCATCGCCGCGACAATCCCGCACAAGCTGGTCACGCGGCTCGCGCAGGTCTTCCAGCTCGCAGAGGCGGAGGTCAAGAGCGCTTTGCAGGGATCACACCTGAGAACCGCCGATCTGCGGCTGAGCGCGCAGGATGGAACGAACGTGCCGCAGGAACAGGCCGTCGATTTCGCCGCTGCCCTCGCAGCAAGCACGGCGACCGATGCGCAGAACGTGGAGTGGGGATGA